In a single window of the Campylobacter iguaniorum genome:
- a CDS encoding DedA family protein, producing MQDMLSSLSTYGYIILFLYSLGGGMVAIIAAGLLSYAGKLDLATCMIIAAVANFIGDMILFYMGRYNKNAILPYFKSHKRKLALAQILFKKHGDKIIFIKKYIYGLKTLVPLAIGLTKYDIKKFTIINAICSVIWSLSLGIASYQAGDLLQKAASFFGDSPYIIPLMLLCLLGIIWLYFSFATKKRVR from the coding sequence ATGCAAGATATGTTAAGCTCATTATCCACTTACGGATATATTATTTTGTTTTTATACTCACTTGGTGGGGGAATGGTTGCGATCATCGCAGCTGGACTTCTAAGCTACGCTGGTAAGCTTGATCTTGCTACTTGTATGATTATAGCCGCAGTGGCAAATTTCATAGGCGATATGATACTGTTTTATATGGGAAGATACAACAAAAACGCTATTTTGCCATACTTTAAATCTCACAAAAGAAAACTAGCTTTAGCTCAAATTTTATTTAAAAAACACGGTGATAAGATCATTTTTATAAAAAAATATATTTACGGCTTAAAAACTTTAGTTCCCCTAGCCATCGGACTTACTAAATATGATATAAAAAAATTTACTATCATAAACGCTATTTGCTCTGTGATTTGGTCTTTGTCTTTAGGAATTGCTAGCTATCAAGCTGGTGATTTGCTCCAAAAAGCAGCTAGTTTTTTTGGTGATAGTCCGTATATAATTCCTTTGATGCTGCTTTGTTTACTTGGAATTATATGGTTGTATTTTAGTTTTGCTACAAAAAAGAGAGTTAGATAA
- a CDS encoding YdgA family protein, producing the protein MKKVLIALNLVIFLFVASWAGAAYLINKSHKDLADRFKTSDDISVSDAKHFSGLFDVTSSLELKVNMPIVGLLFETSSPMIVRLNLQSDYSPISLLLKNNTTGSLEVLNSPYKDILNELFSTSKPLEFSLKSNILKNGSMIFKLLPLNLEDENLAINLSNSSIKVVFEKENIKEIEFALPDAIVSSNNDIIDLSNLKYSIKLPDNTTINDLEKNILYANESYFGLDSIKISTILGKIDINKLSLKATTAIQNAKAILSSDLDTASLDIFGVKFNDINLKADILNLDKELYEKAMNDISGSDFVSFEQNILKLLKAMPKLEVSNLSFKNDKNNSLKLNYSVSIDEDIKYIDSLDSIEQYVSIAGNLKVKDRVSNLFYWIPNVKTYEDRFIEDGILINKDGKLTTSFKLSEDKNDIIFNDNKSLNGFISNF; encoded by the coding sequence ATGAAAAAAGTATTGATTGCCTTAAATTTAGTGATATTTTTGTTTGTTGCTTCTTGGGCTGGGGCTGCGTATTTGATAAATAAAAGCCATAAAGATTTGGCGGATAGATTTAAGACTAGCGATGATATAAGTGTAAGCGATGCTAAGCATTTTAGTGGTCTATTTGATGTCACTTCAAGCTTGGAGCTTAAGGTGAATATGCCGATCGTTGGTTTGCTTTTTGAGACATCAAGTCCTATGATCGTGAGATTAAATTTGCAAAGTGATTACTCTCCTATATCATTATTATTAAAAAACAATACTACAGGAAGCCTTGAAGTTCTAAACTCTCCATATAAAGATATACTAAACGAGCTATTTTCTACATCAAAACCGCTTGAATTTAGCCTTAAATCAAATATCTTAAAAAATGGAAGTATGATATTTAAGCTTTTGCCTTTAAATTTAGAAGATGAAAATTTGGCAATAAATCTTAGCAATAGCAGCATAAAGGTCGTATTTGAAAAAGAAAATATAAAAGAGATAGAGTTCGCATTGCCAGATGCTATTGTTTCAAGCAATAATGATATCATTGATCTTTCAAATTTAAAATACAGCATAAAATTACCAGATAACACAACAATAAATGATTTAGAAAAAAATATTTTATATGCAAATGAGTCATATTTTGGGTTGGATTCTATCAAAATCTCCACGATACTTGGCAAGATAGATATAAACAAATTAAGTCTAAAAGCGACAACTGCAATACAAAATGCAAAAGCTATTTTAAGCTCAGATCTTGACACTGCGTCTTTGGATATATTTGGAGTTAAATTTAATGATATAAATTTAAAAGCAGACATATTAAATTTAGATAAAGAATTATACGAAAAAGCTATGAACGATATAAGTGGTTCTGATTTTGTATCATTTGAGCAAAATATATTAAAATTATTAAAAGCAATGCCTAAACTAGAAGTTTCAAATCTTAGCTTCAAAAATGATAAGAACAATAGTCTGAAATTAAATTATTCTGTAAGCATAGATGAAGATATTAAATATATAGATAGTTTAGACAGCATAGAACAATATGTAAGCATAGCAGGAAATTTGAAAGTCAAAGATAGGGTGTCAAATTTGTTTTATTGGATACCAAATGTAAAAACATACGAAGATAGATTTATCGAAGATGGGATATTGATAAATAAAGATGGCAAACTAACGACAAGCTTCAAACTAAGCGAAGATAAAAATGATATTATATTTAATGATAATAAATCATTAAATGGATTTATATCAAATTTCTGA
- a CDS encoding lipid-binding SYLF domain-containing protein yields MRKIILSLMLCVASLFGNDELLLDSANAYQMVLRANDGIPAANLVEKSSAIIIFPRVVKAGFILGGIVGKGTMLVKNGDSWHPKGVKIGGGSIGLQAGYEDSYLVLYILKSSIVKDIEDAKFTFQADASVSFGSIGANTAKISDISFSKDIYAYSNNSGYFAGAKLGGTVIGVDEKIKFDVNSYGFNSLIQALNSAN; encoded by the coding sequence ATGAGAAAGATTATATTGTCTTTGATGCTTTGTGTTGCATCTTTGTTTGGCAATGATGAGTTACTTTTAGATAGTGCAAACGCTTATCAGATGGTTTTAAGAGCAAATGATGGCATTCCAGCTGCAAATTTGGTAGAAAAATCAAGTGCGATAATAATCTTTCCAAGAGTTGTAAAGGCTGGATTTATACTTGGTGGCATCGTGGGAAAAGGAACTATGCTAGTCAAAAATGGTGATTCTTGGCATCCAAAAGGAGTCAAGATCGGTGGTGGAAGCATAGGCTTGCAAGCTGGATATGAAGATAGCTATCTTGTTTTGTATATCTTAAAAAGCAGTATAGTCAAAGACATAGAAGATGCTAAATTTACATTTCAAGCAGATGCCTCTGTGAGCTTTGGAAGTATTGGAGCAAACACAGCAAAGATAAGCGATATCTCATTTTCAAAAGATATATATGCTTACTCAAACAACAGTGGATATTTTGCTGGAGCAAAGCTTGGCGGGACTGTTATAGGTGTAGATGAAAAGATTAAATTTGATGTAAACTCATACGGATTTAACTCATTAATCCAAGCTTTGAACTCAGCTAACTAA
- a CDS encoding 5-formyltetrahydrofolate cyclo-ligase, with protein MGFKFDKNSYRIYAKNRLKTIARLRAKCYSYKLHKTFLNLLDDLKVKNILIFTPLFYEPDFLKLRPRLAKKYNILLPFMVDKSLKMVKLRLPFKISKFNVREANDSNAFLKRIDLAVIPVIGVDGSMARIGHGMGYYDKFISNLGYRPKILFVQIEDFYIKEKICDLHDITCDFYITPKRNYIRVNNDRDFDRLRSRSCRCWRRIRSR; from the coding sequence ATGGGTTTTAAATTTGATAAAAATAGCTATAGAATATATGCAAAGAACAGGCTTAAAACTATAGCCAGACTAAGAGCAAAATGTTATAGCTATAAGCTGCATAAGACTTTTTTAAATTTACTTGATGATCTAAAAGTCAAAAACATACTCATATTTACACCGCTTTTTTATGAGCCAGATTTCTTAAAGCTTAGGCCACGTTTAGCTAAGAAATATAATATACTTTTGCCTTTTATGGTAGATAAAAGTTTAAAAATGGTAAAATTAAGATTGCCTTTTAAAATATCTAAATTTAATGTTAGAGAGGCAAATGATTCAAACGCTTTTTTAAAACGTATTGATCTGGCTGTTATTCCTGTGATTGGGGTTGACGGAAGTATGGCTAGAATAGGACATGGAATGGGTTATTATGATAAATTTATATCAAATTTAGGCTATAGACCAAAGATACTCTTTGTCCAAATAGAAGATTTTTATATTAAAGAAAAAATTTGTGATTTGCATGATATTACATGTGATTTTTATATAACCCCAAAAAGAAATTATATAAGGGTAAATAATGATAGAGATTTTGATCGGCTTAGGAGCCGGAGTTGTAGGTGTTGGCGCAGGATACGTAGTCGCTAA
- the rny gene encoding ribonuclease Y yields the protein MIEILIGLGAGVVGVGAGYVVAKKINDANYDIFLEQAKAKAKAIEFEAEGILKDAKVKVSEAEFEAKKRYDEKGTRLQKEYNQKFDDIAKKEQAILNEQEILKNSKDELEKSKNQAKVLYEEGLNLKVSYEEKLGEALKVLERSAGLTQDEARDVVLSKVEEKSRAEIAHIVRKYEEEAKKEAKKRVNYILAQATSRYAGEFAAERLINVVNIKNDELKGRIIGKEGRNIKTLEMVLGVDIIIDDTPGAIVLSSFNLYRRAIATRVIERLVEDGRIQPARIEEIHKKVCDEFEASILEEGENILIDLGINKVHPEIVKLIGKLKFRASYGQNALAHSLEVAHLAGIIAAETGGDEKLAKRAGILHDIGKALTHEYEGSHVDLGAEICKRYKEHPVVINAIYAHHGHEEIGSVECAAVCAADALSAARPGARREVLESFLKRVEEIEEIATSKEGIKQAYAINAGREIRVIANAKLVNDDEAVLLAKEIAEEIQEKIQYPGEIKVNVIRELRAVEFAK from the coding sequence ATGATAGAGATTTTGATCGGCTTAGGAGCCGGAGTTGTAGGTGTTGGCGCAGGATACGTAGTCGCTAAGAAGATAAATGACGCAAACTATGATATATTCTTAGAGCAAGCAAAAGCTAAGGCAAAAGCCATAGAATTTGAGGCTGAAGGCATACTAAAAGATGCAAAAGTCAAGGTAAGCGAAGCTGAGTTTGAAGCCAAAAAAAGATATGACGAAAAGGGTACTCGTCTCCAAAAAGAGTATAACCAAAAATTTGATGATATAGCCAAAAAAGAGCAGGCTATACTAAACGAACAAGAAATTTTAAAAAATAGCAAAGATGAGCTTGAAAAGTCCAAAAATCAAGCAAAGGTTCTCTACGAAGAGGGGCTAAATTTAAAAGTTTCATACGAAGAAAAGCTTGGCGAAGCTCTTAAAGTTTTGGAGCGTTCAGCTGGTTTAACTCAAGATGAAGCAAGAGACGTTGTCCTTAGCAAAGTCGAAGAAAAAAGCAGAGCAGAGATAGCTCACATCGTAAGAAAATACGAAGAAGAAGCCAAAAAAGAAGCTAAAAAAAGAGTTAATTATATCTTAGCTCAAGCCACTAGCCGTTACGCTGGAGAATTTGCAGCTGAGCGTCTTATAAATGTCGTAAATATCAAAAACGATGAGCTAAAAGGTAGAATCATCGGTAAAGAGGGAAGAAATATAAAGACCCTTGAGATGGTTCTTGGCGTAGATATTATCATCGATGATACTCCAGGAGCTATAGTCTTATCTAGCTTCAATCTTTACCGCCGTGCCATTGCCACTAGAGTTATTGAGCGTCTTGTAGAAGATGGCAGAATCCAGCCAGCTCGCATAGAAGAGATACATAAGAAAGTCTGCGATGAGTTTGAAGCTAGCATACTTGAAGAGGGAGAAAATATACTAATAGATCTTGGCATAAATAAAGTTCATCCTGAGATTGTCAAGCTCATCGGTAAGCTTAAATTTAGAGCTAGCTATGGTCAAAATGCTCTTGCTCACAGTCTTGAAGTAGCTCATTTAGCAGGTATCATAGCAGCTGAAACTGGTGGAGATGAAAAACTAGCCAAAAGAGCTGGAATACTTCACGACATAGGTAAGGCTCTCACCCATGAATACGAAGGAAGCCACGTAGATCTTGGAGCCGAAATCTGCAAAAGATACAAAGAACATCCAGTTGTCATAAACGCGATTTATGCTCACCACGGACATGAGGAGATTGGCAGCGTGGAATGCGCCGCAGTTTGTGCCGCAGACGCTCTTTCAGCAGCGCGTCCAGGAGCTAGAAGAGAGGTTCTTGAGAGCTTCTTAAAAAGAGTTGAAGAGATCGAAGAAATAGCAACTAGCAAAGAAGGTATCAAACAAGCTTATGCTATAAATGCTGGTCGCGAGATAAGAGTCATAGCAAATGCAAAGCTTGTAAATGATGATGAAGCCGTACTTTTAGCTAAAGAAATCGCAGAAGAGATACAAGAGAAGATCCAATATCCAGGCGAAATAAAAGTAAATGTTATAAGAGAGCTTAGAGCTGTTGAATTTGCTAAATAG
- a CDS encoding TlpA family protein disulfide reductase — MKSKTLIIAFLLIFVYGCSKNETNDENATTDQTSVMSDDYTRSFSLALNNGDKLSMQKTQNGFSVEDNNKAMLFSFFTTWCPPCKAEIPHLVSLQNKFSDKLRVVGVLMEERSTQDMDEFIKMFNINYNIAYGEENFFFAKALGGVVGIPYMVLYYPDGKYATHYVGIVPEEMLESDIKKVLL; from the coding sequence ATGAAATCAAAGACCTTAATTATAGCATTTTTGCTGATTTTTGTATATGGTTGTAGCAAAAATGAAACAAACGATGAAAACGCAACTACAGATCAAACATCAGTTATGAGTGATGATTATACAAGATCATTTTCTCTAGCTCTAAACAACGGCGACAAACTATCAATGCAAAAAACACAAAATGGCTTTAGCGTAGAAGATAATAATAAGGCTATGCTGTTTTCATTTTTTACTACTTGGTGCCCGCCTTGCAAAGCCGAAATACCACATTTAGTAAGCTTGCAAAACAAATTTAGCGATAAGCTAAGAGTAGTTGGCGTTTTGATGGAAGAAAGAAGCACTCAAGATATGGATGAGTTTATAAAAATGTTTAACATCAACTACAATATAGCTTACGGCGAAGAGAACTTCTTCTTTGCAAAAGCCCTTGGTGGCGTGGTCGGCATACCATATATGGTTTTATACTATCCAGACGGAAAATACGCAACGCATTATGTAGGCATAGTCCCTGAAGAGATGCTTGAATCTGATATAAAAAAGGTACTTTTATAA